A stretch of DNA from Anopheles nili chromosome 2, idAnoNiliSN_F5_01, whole genome shotgun sequence:
agaaagaaagtaaaagaaaacaacaaacgtcaaacaacaagaacaagaaTATCTCACCGATCATGGGCCAGATCATGGACACACGGGAACATGTAACAGTAACAGTAACACGCTTTGGTCAGAATGAGTTTTACATGTGGCGGTGGCTTTCGAGCCGCTCTCCAGGGCCGTGACGTACGGTTGGCTTGATGTTTCCCTGCCATCGATTCCGAGCTGTCACGTGGGGCTCGTTTCGTCTGCCGTCGCTCGTACGGGACCGTTGCCGTTCTACTGCGTACGAGTATCGGTTTCGCTGGCTTTCCACAGCCACAACGCAGAGCGCACACCACACCGACGGCGGGGGCTTGAGGCCGACGAAAAGACATTTACAAATCCACGcccactcacacccacacgcacgcgtTGCACGTGCTTTCCATAGCACGCAGTCACAAATGGTCGCATTGTAATCGCACAAACgaatacacaaacacacacactcgacagtaaaaaagaaaatgccgaCGCCACAAGGATGAGAGGGTTTGTACAACTTATGGACACAAACGTGACGGACAAGACGAACGAGCAACAATGCTGGTTGTGAAGAAGGTGTACCATGGCCTCCTTCGGGGCATTCTGTTAGCTCCCAACGCTGCCATCGTTTCGTCAGTACACGGTGAAATGTTTCCAACGATCAAGATGTCTTCGATCCGTTGGTATAGACACAGATGTATGAACAAACGGGAGAGgtgcgtgtgtatatgtgtgtgtagatGTGCATTGGCGGATGCGTGAGTAAGGAGGAATTTTCCGCCATGTTCATACAGTGGctacaaaaaaacgatagtGTATAATTTATCCTTTTGCAAACGTATGTGTGTGATGCAGTTTTTCATGCCATTCTCAGCATTCAAATTGCACATCCATAATGCAGTGTGTATGCGTTTCTCAGAACAAACGTGGACTCCACCAAGGCACAATCGCAATGCCGTGCCGCATACGAGAAAACACGGAGAACCAAACGTCGCTTTAGTCACAGATAATGTACGATTTTATTTGCCAAATTGTTCATCCGATAATCGATTCGATACAAAACGGGTCGAAACAACGCGACCCAGAGCTCCAGGGGTCAATGCTAGTGCCAAGAACAGGCACGGAAAACCTTCTAATCTAAGACTGTTTATGGTAAGTACAGGTAGCCGTACCCTGCGTTTACAACACTGAGCCGAACTCGTGGAAATTCAGAATGAAaccggaaaacaaacacagacacactTACGGACAGGTCGGATGGGACGAAATGGAGCTTTCACTATCAGAAGACAGATCACGAAAGGGGAtcggtttgtgtgctttcttgCTCGGTGAGCATCACAAAGGTATTCTTTgattttggtttaaaattaacAATAGGGAACACAGTGAACTCTCGAATCAATCCTACGTTCGCGCAGGAACTTTCTCAAACTAACTATTTTGTGTTtgacgaaaaaagaagcctaAAACTAACACAACGAATCAGACAAATACAAATATTATGTAACAATaaatgtgtgagtgtgtgtgtgtgtgtgagcgggTGTGTGTAGGAGTGCCTGTGTTTAGTAATGAGTGCAATGATAATCAATAGGCCCTGCTTTGTTCCATTATTGTCCTGTTTTTTATCTGTTGGTATACTTTGTGATCTTGTTTACGCTTCCTAACAATACTTTTCTGACATCATCATGATAAACGCAATACTTATTGGTGTTGAGAGCACAAACGGTGCCACACCGGAGCCATTTGACGAGGGAGAGTTTTCAGATTTTGGGATTTCTGCCGTGTTCTTCAGTTGCTGCTCTGTCTGGGATCTTACTTTAACGCTCTTGTTGGTTCTCCTGGCGGCTAGTATACGGCGCAGGCTTTACTTGCTGCTTGTAGGTGAAGACAGCACGCAAACCCCCCCACAAAGAAAATGATCCAATAAAGAACAGTTCCATAACAAATAAGTTTTTAGACGAATTCGCGAACAAGGAAAACAACACGTGCGCGGCAACAATCGGCAAGAGAGACAAATAAGTAATGGGCggcgttggtggtgggtggatatATAGTGAAGGTAGAGTAGCAGTAGTGGTGGTAGTAGTTGGTTGGTGTGttcagatttgttttttttttggtttggcatgaaaatgtaagaaaaaaaataacagaaaagtGGAAATCAGCATGCATTGTTCTTCAATCGTCGCAGGTGTTGATTATTtgattggtttggttttaaatatagtATTGCAAGTCCCTTGGGACGAGATGGGATgaatgagataaaaaaaacttaaaacaaacaaacgtatCGGACAATAGTTGGCGCTAGCTGGTGGCGATTTACACGCACTCGCACGGGAACAATATTTCGATATTTTACACCCGAAGCAAGCTCACATTTCGGACAAGCTGTGCGTTGTGCTTTACAATTAGTGTTTGCTTAAAATAGCCGCCCCGTAGGAGGCGCCATTTTCAGGCTACAGCCATAATACACGGTTCATTTTTGTACACGCGCAGGGGATGCAGTGATCGAAAGCTTTGCGCCGAAAGATGGATGGTTTGCAGGTCGAGTAAAACATCGAAATACGTGTCTGCCGAGAACGAGGCACTCAGAGCTTTCCTATCGTTTGTCGCAGTACGATATGTAAAACATGTGAAACAGAAACGCCATGGCGTTCCCAAATAACGAGCTTTTAATCGTATGTATCTCCTCTCGAACGGAGTGGTCTAAGGAAAGGCCCAAACAAGAACTAAACGAAGCGAGCTCAATCATATGATCGTTTGATAGTTtcgaaacagaaaaacaaatcgagaAAGACGTACATTATATCATACATTCGCGAGCCCTTATACGAGCCGCATGCATGGCGCGAGGGAAGGCGATGTTCGCGAAAGAAAGACATTGATAGAGAGGGAATCGGGGGGAAATGGTGCTGTATGGATCGGTCGCACCAATCCTTTGCCTTTCGGTCGGTACCtagcggtgtctaaaattgcATGCCCTCGCCACGCGAAACTTACCCCTCGCCCTGAAACTGGGCGCCAGTGTCCATCGAGAGGCACCCGGCGCCTCCACCGAAGCCGTAGCCCTTCGGTCCGTACTTGCGACCGTGGCAGTTCTTGCAGTACAGCTCGTTTTCGTGCTCTGCACAGTTTGTGGAGTCGAGCATCTTGCCGCACATACCTGTTACCGCATTGACCGGTGATCGAGAAAGAtaaaatgagagaaagagaagaaaaatcacatACAACATTAGACGAGGGCGGTTTgctgttaaaaataaaacctcacaCATCGAGGAATGGCGATTGCGGCAGTAAAAATTTATTGATTGACACCCAACCCCCTCCGTGCACAGCAGCCAATCGCCTTTTCCCTGCGAGCCGAGAGACAAAGAATCCCGAAGGGCCGGTGACATGCGCCGATCGGTAAAATTTCGAGCGTGCAAAACACGGCGAATAGTTTTCGGACACGAATGGGGTCACATGCAACCTTAAGCGATTACGAAGGAAAGGAAGAGGAGATGCTGGTGGTAGACATACTGACAAACACCCTCGATCGAGAGCCATTTTGCAGTGATCGGGGCAATGGTCGCGATGGGCACGAAGCCAACAAGTAATGGTCGAATAATGAGATGTACGCAACATAAAGAAGAACAGCAGGATGTATACGTGATGGCTTGTTGCTAAAGGGTTGCAGCAAGACTCGCTGGAAGAAGGATCGAAAGGGATGGAGCTTGGTTTTTAAATAGTATTGCTGCCATTCACATTGCTAATTGGATGCATTATGATTTAATCCAAAAATTAAAAAGGCATAAGAAAAAGGAATCAATTAGTGAGAGTTGCATGGTGCAGACCATTTAGTAACAAGAATTGCTAACAATTGTAATAATACGTTTTTTGTATTGATCCCAGTgatatcaaaacaaataatatttcatttgcaataaaattttgaatgaaatcTGTTGAAAGAGGTATTTGTTATGCTAAGTATATCGAATTGTACTAattgatgtactaaaaatatatttgtttctAAAGAAATCTCTACAGTTCATTTACGGAGAATAACGTGTTTGAAGTTACGAATAGATTTGATATTATGAATTTGATATTTCCCTTTGATTATTCAAAAATTTGCAATAAACTAAAACTTTTTACTCGgtaaagattaaaaaaaatgtatcccTACACATGAATGAAACTTTTCGTACCGACTAATCCTGCGGcgagtgaaatgtttcagaaaaatTTCATCTCCTAATCGATGCATCCTGTGTGTCTAGCGATTCGCCTAAATGACatgtttttaattgcatttgaggaagaaaaagcagcaaaaaacaatcTGGCAAAGAAAATAGTTCATCCCCACAGGGAAGAACGCGCACCAGTTACGCAGCAGTGCCGATCCGCTGCTAAACAACCGGCGCCCGACCCTAACCGTCCGTCCGCACTCATGACACGTCCTCGATGTTCTATTTTTAAGTCCCACCACCATCAGTGCACCCAAACGGCAGTACGTCAACGACACTTGGCCGTCTGCCTCGGATCCCGGGGGTTGTCAACAATGCTGGCAGCGTGTGGGAGGGAGTTTTAGGCAACATTGCAATATACCGCACCACCCCAACACAGGATGTCACGCAAGGAACACTTACCGCACTTGAAGCACTGCTTGTGCCATTTGTTTCCGCCGGCGACACGCTCCTCGGCGGCGTACACCGACTTGCCGCACTTGGGGCACTTGGGGTTATCAGCTGGCTTGAAAGGCATGGTGCTGGCTGCGTTGGTCGCTGGAAAATGAAGACGTTCGAGGTGCGTTCGTAAGCCGGAGCCTGATCGGGATGACCTGTTGCACTAGCGCGTGGCGCGATCTGTTCGCTGCTTCgatgaccttttttttagttcgaccgacgaaacgaaacgaaatgtgCTTATGTAAATGATGTAATGTAACACACGAGATCGGGCGTTGGGTTAAAGCGGGCTTAGGAAGCTAGTGGCACTGTTTTATCTTTTCTTCAATGTCCGTAAGCCACCGGTTTCGTGATGCAGTTTTCCGAATTTTCGTACGTATATTTCTAGcaagcacacacaaccacaacgCGAGCATACGCAAATTTTAGTTTCAGCAAGCCAACGAGCATTCACCAGTGGCGTTTTCAATCACGCGAagctctcgcttttccacgcagCTCTCCGTTCGCCAGCAGGAGCGGCAGAATCTCGTCCAACGCAAAATGGCACCACCGCGAATGGCAAATCAACGACCGAACTGCGAACTGCGCTTCGAAATGTGTTCTCTCCACATCGCAACCAGACAGTGCGCGGTGCGTTTGATCGACTGAGGATCCCTTCCCGATGCATCGATCAGTGCAACGTGTGCAACCCTGAACGAAGCCAATCGGTGCAACGTTGCGTACGGCATTAGATAAGCGTAACGACCACCCTCAGTCCGTATCTGAACGCGTCTCAGacgtggtattttttttgggggaattAAAAAACATGCGGTGAAGGCGTGTCACGCGACACCGAACGGGATGGCTGGGTGGCACGGGTTAAAAATACCATCCGCGCACGAGAACCCAAAAAATCACGAGAGTAAAACATGCGTTCGCCATCCGAAAGCTGCCAGAGGTGGGACGCGGATTTTCCCTGGTGGATGCGAGGAAAAACTTGCTAACGGAATAAATAAAAGGTCCCCTCTTGCCAGCCGACAGCCAGCGCATGGTAACGTTCGTACCATACCAAACTGCACACGGCCGCACTAGCAGAAACACCTGCTGATGCTGGTAGGCATCCCGATGCCCGGATGAACTTTTACCAACGCAGCGTGCGAGTATTAATACATCTTgcgtgggtttatttttctttttttttccttttttttgagcaCATCCCTCCCAAGGGAGTTGCTTTATGCTGGCGTAGCGCCAGCGATCCCCACAGATTGTGctaattttctccaccccctGGGGGAAAAGTTCATGGAATTTTCACCTCATCTAGCAAACACGCGCGCTTACATACCGAGCGCAACCACTTGGCGCTGCGAGATGGAATCGaaagcgtgtttttcttctgcttctttgcCTGTTCGGAAAATGTGCATTTTCTCTTTCAACACATGTCATGTTCACCCCAGCACGACAAGCTAGTTGCATCTCGATGAATCCTCGTGCGCACTCGCTCTGGCTAGCGGAATCGGGCTTGGTCTCGCATTTTTGCTCACAGCACCAATGAATTGTAGCTCGTCTATCCACCCGTTCTGCGTGGGTGGCCTTCTCGATCTTGTCGTCAGCACCATCGACGTTTGTGTCCTGGCTTTACTAAAAAGTCCCTCTCAGCCTGAGTAAATGGCTTAGTAACAccaccacaaacaaaaaataaaatcgctgCTCTGGGAAATGCGaacattttaaaagaaaataatctcCATCATCACCCCGGTTGCTATGGCGGGATGGATGATAATCGGGGCAGAACACCGGTATCCTTGATCATCCGTGTCTGTCACAATTAATTGAGTGTCACACGAAAGAGCCGCCATATTGAGCCGCCGGGTGGTTCGTCATTAACATTCCATCATGCCGTTGGAATGGAATCCAACGCGAGGAGGACACCGTGGATGGATTTGAAAGAGTCTCCGCGAATGAAAATATCTCCCAAGGCACTCTAATTATGTTATAGCACAACTCGGGCCGGTTGTGGACGAGAATTGCAAGAAACCGTCCGATGACTCGCTTGGTCCACGGAGGAGACTGACAGACATGCGCTTGTCAGCGTGCCAAATGGAACGCGCATACGAGCGCGTCAGGACTGCAATTTGGGTGCAATTTTCACACTCAAACTGTCCTTTTCAAATGCCAACGAACTGGATGACGTGGTGAGAAAAAACGTTGGCATTGGACGGTAAAGTGGTTAACTTACGCGGTTTGTTCCACGTCCAATCTCGCCCAACAGATCAAGCAAGCATGTAGAAGAGAGTTTTCAATGCTACATTTCAGTGAAGGAGCTCAAAGAGAAGGTGAAATGTGTTGCGCAGAAGTTGAATTGATGTCCAAACAAACCCTAACACCTCGGATGACCTTCTCGGCCCGTGGATGGCGATGCTTTTAACCTACCGAACAACATCCGCACCACcatcacgcacgcacaaatCATGTTCATCAGCTAGATTTCTAGCACCACATTTTCAACACACCCCAAACCCCTAGCGAGAggtgtttccatttttcacacgttttaaaaatagcacacactGCTCGCTTagaccattttccaccagcgcaCCGTGCGTTGGGAAATGTGCCCTCATATGGAAAGAGCACGATCGAGCGCAGGTTGTCAGAGGGTTGTGCTCGCAAGGCACCACCGCACCTGACGTGGTTGTAATGGAATGTAGATCCAATAGAAAAAGGTGTCCGCCTCTCACGGATCCATTGCATCACTAGTCCATCTAGCACGATCCGCTTTTCACATGCGTCATTTCACTCTGTAACACAACGTTCTATGAGTATTGCTCTCCAGCGAAGTATTCGCGCACGAGTAAACGAATGGTCCATCTGATCGTCGAAATTCCGGTGGCTTAACACTTAGCAGTTCCTCAACTTTATCTAAAGTGTTCACTATCACACTTCTCCAGAGTTCTTCAGCCGCTCTTCTTAATTCGTTCACTAGAACTTCTCCGTCACTGACACCAGATATGTATTCTAGTTCCTTGAGTTCCACCCCACCTTAGCACAAGCCGAAGCAATTCTTTGTGATGTAGCAAGCTGGATAAACGCGGCACAAGCGATCGCAAGGAACAAAATCGAGCAACTGCACACAAAACAGCTCCAAAGTGAGCCTGGGAGCACCCGTCGTCTACTAACCGTGTATTCGAATGATTGACTAGGGGCCCGTGCACTCGGTAGTCTATGTAGCAGGATGCACACGGCACGCTACCGCTTTATTCGGTagcaaaaaaaccccgccAGCGCACCAACACCGGACCGGGCCGAGGCGTGAGTGGGATCGCACTAAGTCTTCGTGACCCCAGTTCCCTAGAGTGGTCTCGTTCTAGCCGATGGGCTTGATGTGTTCCCTTGCAAGCAGTACAAGCGATCGCATATCCCAGAGGACGTAGATGGACGGAAGGTGCCAATAGGCCGGTCGCTCGCAACGAGGTACaaccgaaatggaaaatggcccaCACAGCCATCGCCAAACGGCGTCGCGttgggcagaaaaaaaatcacacgtCACTCCATCTCGCTTGTGCTAGCCAGTGAGAGTATCCTTTCCACCCTAAGAGCACCCGCACCGACAAGCTCATCGGCTTCTGGGACCTGTTGCTGCAGAAGTCCGATCCGGCTCAGCCGGATGACTCAGCCTACCGAGATGCcgcgatgacgacgatgacaacTGTTTGATCTCGTCCCGGCTCGATGGTGCCGGGATTGGTCATAATGATGGCATAAATCAACCATTTTTAACAGCACTttgaatgtgtatgtgtgtgtgcttttttctctttcccttaACCCATTAAATGCTGATATAAAAACGGgcgatgttttattacttccTATCGCGTCGAATCTGTTTCCGACAGACGTTTTCGCTCATCTCCGGTAGGGCATGAATCATTCGCTGGATGTAACCGGATCGCGAAACAAACAAGATCGGATCTCGATCAGGAGATTCAATAAATAACCTCTAATAGGAGCCATTGTGATAGTTTTCACGCGGAGGAGCTTCTGGTTGAAGTGCTAATTTAAAAGACTCTTATGATTTGCATAGAACAAAAATAATCTCGAACGGTACTTAAGCTTGGACGCTACTTAAATGCTGTCAAACCGTAACAAAGAGTACATACAAGTATGTCAACTTGTTAGCTGTCATAACAATCACTAAACGTCATCGTATGCTAGTGCTGCAGCCTGTCTACATAATATAAAATCACCTAAAAAATCGTAAAAGCGCTCGAAATGGACCGCATCAAACATGATCAAGTTTAGCCACTCGGCACCAACAAGCACCATTTGACATTTCCCTCCCTCCGGAACGACGGTATTTTAATTATCCTTCCCATTCCGCCTAACTTGGTCGCACACGCTCTCGGGTATGCCCAACAAAGTAGCATAATCGATTCCACCGaacggggttttcccggcttGGGCAACGCGATATCTTCATTCGCTGTCAACGCGCGGAGTAATTACTCTAGCGCCCGGCGAACCGTCACCGAACCTCATCAATTATCCTCGCCAGGAAAGGAACTCAAGAAgatgagagtgaaaaaaaaacaacgaaactgCTCGGCGAGGTCAAAGATGACAACGCCGCGTAATGCCTAACCAGCGCCGACGTTCAGTGGGTTTGCAAAAATCAGCCGCCTGCGAGATCGGCACCCCGAGTTCGGGAGGAAATTTTCTCGCGGTGGGCGTCCAAGCTCGTGCCTTAAGTGTCCCGGTATGCATTTTCCAACGCCGATCCGGTGGTGTCTCGCGCCGGTTGAAACTATGCAGAAGCAAACGCCCAAACAAGCTCGCCCTCAGCCGCATGCTCGAAAACGGCGAAGGCGAACGAGTAAATTATGACCGCACCGCACTCATCACCGGCATGAAACCGAATGAATCACACTTATAAAAATGAGGAATGTTTTCTGCAGCCTCTTGACACCTCGAAGTGTTGTGGGGTTGGGTGTTGGGtgaccgccgccaccaccatttAGATGGGCCATCCTGCAGCAAAGGGAAAACACCTCTTGGTTGCTTAGGAGCACGATCCCGCGGAATAGAAGAATTCGGTACACCTTTCGAGCAGAAATTTTTCGTGTGCAGAGCTATTTTTGGGTCGCACGCTACATTCGAATGGTCGGAGTGGGACGGAACCGGATCGTGGTACGGTGCAGGGTTGAGATGGGACCAAAGCAAAAGGTGGGCAAAAAACGCCGAAATCCACCTCAACGACTCTCTAAGCGCGGTAAACATTCGACGCAGTGAAGCAAGGAACCTGGACGAACGCGTAGCCGTTCCAACTCCAACATGAAAAAGGGCACTTTGTTCGGAAGATTCTTCACTGGCAAACAAAGCTGCCaaggagcgaaaaagaaaaactttaaGGTGGCAAAATCCCTGCTTTAACATAAACCCGGAACGCGGCCTCACGACTTTCCGAGGCCAAGAGGGCAGAGTTTCGCAACCTCCAGagttttgggatttttttcctcctttttccaCTGGaggtttttctattttcgaACACGACATAGAGAGAacacgaaagagaaaaagagagtgcAACCGTGCGATCGCAACTTTGGCAGTGCAAACGGGCATGCTGATCGTGGGTCGAATATTTAACGATCATTAGAATCGATAAAATGCGATCAAAATAGCACACTGCATTGTAAATCGACGCGGTGTTTGTTGCAGGTTGATAATGACCAGAACCGGCTCTGCATACGAAATTGACGTCTGACAATCTGAGGATTCGATTAGCGTCCTGTTTCTGTTCAGAATTAAACATTATTCAGATCAAGACTTTTATTACTTCTTCGTGCTACACAGCAATAGTTTCATCTAAACTTTTGCCGAAATGCTGCTAATACGCTTCACGGGGGGcattttttccactccatttATGTCCAAAGCACTCTAAGGATGTCATGAAAAGTTGCGCATCAGCTCCCAAACAAGCATCTTTCTTGCGAGAACACTTTGTACCAATGTACCGCCTCCGAAAAACTCTACCATAATCGTTAAAAAAAGCCGGTAAATGATCGACGATCGCTTCCTAGCCGTGGACAGGTGAGAAAGGAGGCATCGGTCAATTTTTcgtcgcacacaaacacacaaacatacatatACGAACCGAGCCGTGGGGGGTTGAGTCGGTGGGTTCTCGAAAAAATTGGAGCTCCACTAAAAATACATCTCCGGCCTCATCTGCCAAAAATAGTTCCGCAGGAGAAAATTCTTCGTCAACCGCTCGTCTCTCCGTCTACCGTTCCACAGTGCgcgtgcgcttgtgtgtgtgtgtgtgtatggctATGGTAACTCATACCGAGTTTAGACCACTCCCCTTCAGCTGCCTCCTTTCCAATCCCATCGAaacgatggaagaaaaatcacctCACAttaatatgtatttttcactTCGACGATCAATCCCGAACCGAAAGCGCCGCTTGATAGACATAGGATCAAATGAGGGGGGgtttgaaggagaaaaaagaaagaaaaaaacacccagccaCGATTGGCAAtggtttgattattttgtttattctcTCGCCCCCTCCATGGTCCTGTTTCGGGCCAGGATGCCAATGTGGATTAAGCGTTTGCAACTACCCGACAGGCTAGATTTCCCATATAGGTTTTCCGAGCCGCTCGAAACGGTTCATGATGGTCCGTTCGAGGCGAGTGAGCGTGATCGCAAAATTAAAGCATCATATTTGCCCCTACACGTTCTTCCATTCGAAACGggtaagaaaaaagcaaatctAATGCTAACATGTGGTTCAACTTGTCCTCACACACGTTCGATGTTCTGCCGTTCCGGAAGGTGCGAACGACTCTCCAATTACAGTGGACCTTTTCGGGAGGGTTTTCCGGTTTTTGCGCCCATGTCCACCAACCCCAAACACGTCTCATAAACGTTTCCACCGAGCCGATTCCCAATTAAATCGTGCTGAATGTTCGCTACGTTTCGGTGAAAATTGTCATAAATTTTGCTCCCATCATCGCCGCGATCAGTCAATTTCGTAATGTAGCTACGGAGCACTCTGGCGGCTCAACGCTGGTGTGTCGGCGAGCTGTTTCGGTGCGCTGACTCACCTGCCGGACGGTTGAGGCGCGAAATAGCATTTTATGGTGCAGTCGGTGTCGGGGCTGACA
This window harbors:
- the LOC128721033 gene encoding muscle LIM protein 1 isoform X5, coding for MPFKPADNPKCPKCGKSVYAAEERVAGGNKWHKQCFKCGMCGKMLDSTNCAEHENELYCKNCHGRKYGPKGYGFGGGAGCLSMDTGAQFQGEGK